A region of Rhodamnia argentea isolate NSW1041297 chromosome 9, ASM2092103v1, whole genome shotgun sequence DNA encodes the following proteins:
- the LOC125316660 gene encoding purine permease 21-like: protein MGELAHHHPQELQLHMADDQEAKEENSPHPRSIIPNSQATITPKSKNFRWWIRVVFYSLFVLSGQSVATLLGTLYYNKGGNSKWLATLVQLSGFPILFLLYIVPTTKKPSDPNNTDIQTDAQAQSQSQSPSLKRLALVYLGLGTIVSLDCYLFSLGLLYLPVSTYSLICSSQLAFNALFSFFLNAQKFTPYTTNSLVLLTISSTLLVFQSNSDGPKGISRGKYALGFVCTIAASAGYGLLLSLDQLCFRRVMRHHTLRVVLNMIVYPSLVANVIIVVGLFGSGEWKHLSREMDGYELGKESYVMTLVGTAIAWQVFSIGTIGLIIDMSSLFSNSISVVGLPIVPIFAVVFFGEKMDGVKVMAMVLAIWGFVSYAYQYYLDDAKLKAQRRSIGGDRVSVKSAQNAPIARVGG from the exons ATGGGAGAACTAGCTCATCACCATCCCCAGGAACTGCAACTCCACATGGCGG ATGATCAAGAAGCGAAAGAAGAGAACTCACCCCACCCTAGAAGCATCATCCCCAATAGTCAAGCAACAATAACCCCTAAATCTAAGAACTTCAGGTGGTGGATTAGAGTGGTATTTTACTCGCTCTTTGTGCTCTCTGGTCAATCCGTGGCCACACTTCTTGGGACGCTCTACTACAATAAAGGAGGCAACAGCAAGTGGCTTGCCACGCTTGTACAGCTTTCAGGCTTCCcaatccttttccttctctataTTGTACCCACAACCAAAAAACCAAGTGACCCTAATAACACCGACATCCAAACAGATGCACAAGCTCAATCCCAATCACAATCACCCTCTCTCAAGAGACTTGCCCTTGTATACCTTGGCCTAGGTACAATTGTGTCCCTAGATTGCTATTTGTTCTCACTTGGCCTCTTATACCTCCCTGTCTCCACCTATTCCCTCATTTGCTCATCTCAATTGGCCTTCAATgccctcttctctttcttcctaaatgcccaaaagttcaccccCTACACCACCAACTCCCTAGTCCTCCTCACAATCTCCTCAACCCTGCTTGTGTTCCAATCAAATTCAGATGGCCCCAAGGGGATCTCTAGAGGGAAATATGCTCTTGGGTTTGTGTGCACCATTGCAGCATCGGCTGGTTATGGGCTTCTCCTATCCTTAGACCAACTTTGCTTCAGGAGGGTTATGAGGCATCACACGCTTAGAGTAGTTTTAAACATGATTGTGTACCCATCTTTGGTGGCCAATGTGATTATTGTGGTGGGGTTGTTTGGGAGTGGTGAGTGGAAGCATTTGAGTAGAGAGATGGATGGGTATGAGCTTGGTAAAGAAAGTTATGTGATGACCTTGGTCGGGACAGCAATTGCTTGGCAAGTGTTCTCTATCGGCACAATCGGATTGATAATCGACATGTCGTCTTTGTTCTCGAACTCCATTAGCGTGGTGGGGTTGCCGATTGTGCCCATTTTCGCAGTCGTGTTCTTTGGGGAGAAGATGGATGGGGTCAAGGTCATGGCTATGGTATTGGCCATTTGGGGGTTCGTCTCTTATGCGTACCAATATTATTTGGATGATGCCAAGTTGAAGGCTCAAAGGAGGAGTATTGGTGGGGATAGGGTTAGTGTGAAATCGGCACAAAATGCGCCAATTGCAAGGGTTGGTGGATGA
- the LOC115753027 gene encoding uncharacterized protein LOC115753027, with protein sequence MSSMLFFSLSSSPLSPPRTPIRLPHPTPLILRSHVGSRFSGRPPEAGTLALSPKLSSVGPDGNPLGLLCGGGRRRRRRGRGIAAFVSDAESAGSVEVDEAERAARGESTMPERFRHLNREAPDPPIRWPLFVALAFLIYAWRAVLFELSNWKKAALAIVGFVGYLLKLALALIFHFIGDPITFTIRCIETAIYSVRAFYSGIVAYAPVPELTVIIMLASAVVAIGEAVVPNCVSSQPYSLTVAGLIGYAAVRGYISEPALWTLLVGLYGFSRVIKKRDNVSSVLPAAAVMAAIGEPWVRVVVIASYLALAISHHSRQLSEGKEVEEVGTNRRVPMPLFVAALAIGIRVAAKWVGHRHLTWMIV encoded by the exons ATGTCGTCGatgctcttcttctctctctcctcctctcctctctctcctcctcgcACTCCCATTCGTCTCCCTCACCCGACTCCGCTCATCCTCCGAAGCCACGTCGGGTCGCGCTTCTCAGGTCGTCCTCCCGAAGCCGGGACCCTAGCATTGAGCCCGAAGCTGAGCTCAGTTGGACCTGATGGGAACCCGTTAGGGCTCCTGTgcggcggaggaagaagaagaagaagaagaggaagaggaatcGCGGCGTTCGTCTCGGATGCGGAGAGCGCGGGGAGCGTCGAGGTCGACGAGGCGGAGAGGGCGGCGCGGGGCGAGAGCACCATGCCCGAGAGGTTCAGGCACTTGAACAGAGAAGCTCCTGATCCTCCGATTCGCTGGCCTTTGTTCGTAG CATTGGCTTTCCTTATTTATGCATGGAGAGCAGTTCTCTTTGAACTATCTAACTGGAAGAAGGCTGCCTTGGCAATTGTTGGTTTTGTGGGGTACCTCTTAAAACTTGCCCTAGCCcttatctttcattttattGGCGATCCAATCACTTTCACAATTAGATGTATCGAAACTGCAATCTACTCTGTCCGGGCCTTTTACTCTGGCATAGTAGCGTATGCTCCTGTCCCTGAGTTGACTGTGATCATTATGTTGGCATCAGCCGTGGTAGCCATTGGAGAGGCTGTCGTTCCAAACTGTGTTTCTAGTCAGCCATACTCTCTTACAGTAGCTGGATTGATTGGTTATGCAGCTGTGAGAGGCTACATCTCTGAGCCAGCTTTATGGACTTTGTTAGTGGGATTATATGGGTTTTCACGTGTTATTAAGAAGAGAGACAATGTTTCATCTGTGTTACCTGCTGCAGCTGTAATGGCTGCCATAGGGGAGCCTTGGGTTAGAGTGGTGGTGATAGCCTCATATCTTGCATTAGCTATATCTCATCATTCAAGGCAACTTTCAGAAGGGAAAGAAGTTGAAGAAGTAGGGACAAACAGGAGGGTTCCAATGCCCTTGTTTGTAGCAGCATTAGCCATTGGAATCCGTGTTGCTGCTAAGTGGGTTGGACACCGGCATTTAACCTGGATGATAGTCTGA